A stretch of Gossypium hirsutum isolate 1008001.06 chromosome A06, Gossypium_hirsutum_v2.1, whole genome shotgun sequence DNA encodes these proteins:
- the LOC107962112 gene encoding DNA-directed RNA polymerases IV and V subunit 4, translating to MSEKGGRMFSLPTKTTPKSSLKSTAGKDDNSAKSKRGRKVQFGTEGSPDVNFSSPKSDGKFATPFGKGGKGEKAANGGKTHVAKESQSLELRVEQELPENIKCLMDCEAATILEGIQDQMVILSSDPTIKLPESFGSGLQYAKTGSYFTNPQSVRKVLQSLTKYGVSNSEICVIANTCPETVDEVFALVRSLEAKRSKITGPLKDVLDELAKLKTST from the exons ATGTCGGAGAAGGGTGGCAGAATGTTTTCCTTGCCCACCAAAACAACACCCAAATCTTCTCTCAAATCCACCGCTG GAAAAGATGATAATTCAGCAAAATCAAAGAGGGGAAGGAAAGTTCAGTTTGGAACTGAAG GTTCACCTGATGTTAATTTCTCATCGCCAAAATCTGATGGCAAGTTTGCAACCCCTTTTGGTAAAG GTGGAAAAGGAGAAAAGGCAGCGAACGGTGGAAAGACTCATGTGGCCAAAGAATCACAGTCATTGGAGCTCAGAGTTGAACAGG AACTTCCAGAAAATATTAAATGCCTTATGGACTGTGAGGCTGCCACTATCTTAGAAGGCATTCAGGATCAAATGGTTATTCTCTCCAGCGATCCAACTATTAAGCTCCCTGA ATCATTTGGTTCGGGACTGCAGTATGCCAAGACTGGTAGCTATTTTACCAATCCCCAGTCTGTTAGAAAAGTTCTTCA ATCTCTTACAAAATATGGTGTCTCTAACAGTGAG ATTTGTGTGATTGCCAATACTTGTCCAGAAACTGTTGATGAAGTTTTTGCTCTTGTCCGATCCTTGGAG GCTAAGAGAAGCAAAATCACTGGACCACTTAAAGATGTATTGGATGAGCTAGCTAAACTTAAAACATCAACCTAA
- the LOC107962109 gene encoding probable galacturonosyltransferase 4: protein MKVRHIVLGLLSISVIAPIFLYTDRVGSFVNPSSSRRDFLDDVSAFTVSGDTRHLNVLHQETSTALKEPIGVVYSDHSTVTREHKSTRVLSATDEERQQQQLYNPIRQVIDRAAPGLTTTLDSHPNASDISAIELEQQPTQPSGKIVQEHSDNKHDRLTEPADAQVRHLKDQLIRAKVYLSLPAIKNNPHVTRELRLRVKEVTRALGDATKDSDLPKNAVDKLKAMDQSLEKGKQIQDDCAAVVKKLRAMLHSSEEQLRVHKKQTMFLTQLTAKTLPKGLHCLPLRLTTEYYTLNSSQQNFPNQQKLEDPRLYHYALFSDNILAAAVVVNSTISHAKHPSDHVFHIVTDRLNYAAMRMWFLSNPPGKATIQVQNIEEFTWLNSSYSPVLKQLGSPSMIDYYFRAHRASSDSNLKFRNPKYLSILNHLRFYLPEIFPKLNKVLFLDDDIVVQKDLTGLWSLDLKGNVNGAVETCGESFHRFDRYLNFSNPLISKNFDPHACGWAYGMNIFDLAEWRRQNITEVYHRWQRLNRDRQLWKLGTLPPGLITFWKRTYSLDKSWHVLGLGYNPNVNQREIDRAAVIHYNGNLKPWLEIGIPKFKIYWAKYVDYETVYLRECNINP, encoded by the exons ATGAAGGTGAGGCATATAGTATTGGGTTTACTCTCGATTTCCGTCATTGCTCCCATCTTTCTTTACACTGATAGGGTCGGCTCCTTCGTCAATCCCTCTTCTT CAAGACGCGATTTTCTTGATGATGTTTCAGCTTTT ACGGTGTCTGGCGATACCAGACATCTCAATGTTCTTCACCAG GAAACTTCCACCGCCTTGAAAGAACCCATTGGAGTCGTATATTCTGACCACTCTACAG TGACGAGGGAGCATAAATCAACACGAGTGCTTTCTGCTACCGATGAAGAACGTCAACAACAGCAATTATATAACCCCATTAGGCAGGTCATCGATCGAGCAGCCCCCGGTCTCACCACTACCCTGGATTCCCATCCTAATGCCTCTGACATCTCG GCTATTGAGCTTGAGCAGCAACCAACTCAGCCCTCTGGCAAAATTGTTCAGGAGCATTCAGATAACAAACATGACAGATTGACTGAACCAGCAGATGCTCAGGTCCGTCACCTCAAAGATCAGCTCATCCGTGCAAAAGTATACCTGTCCCTTCCTGCTATCAAAAACAACCCACATGTTACAAGGGAGCTTCGACTGCGGGTTAAGGAAGTTACACGTGCTCTTGGTGATGCAACCAAGGATTCAGATCTGCCAAAAAA TGCTGTTGATAAGTTGAAAGCAATGGATCAATCGTTAGAAAAAGGGAAGCAGATTCAAGATGACTGCGCTGCTGTGGTAAAGAAGCTACGGGCTATGCTTCACTCATCTGAAGAGCAACTACGAGTGCACAAAAAGCAGACCATGTTTTTGACACAATTAACTGCAAAAACGCTTCCCAAGGGTCTTCATTGCCTGCCTTTGCGTCTTACTACTGAGTATTATACCTTGAATTCTTCTCAACAAAACTTTCCAAATCAGCAGAAATTAGAAGACCCCCGCCTGTATCATTATGCTCTTTTCTCAGATAACATATTAGCAGCAGCTGTTGTCGTAAATTCAACTATCTCACATGCTAAG CATCCTTCGGATCATGTTTTCCACATTGTTACTGATAGGCTTAATTATGCGGCAATGAGAATGTGGTTCCTAAGTAATCCACCAGGGAAAGCCACCATACAGGTCCAGAACATTGAAGAATTTACATGGTTAAACTCAAGCTACAGTCCAGTTCTTAAGCAGTTAGGTTCTCCTTCCATGATTGATTATTACTTCAGGGCACATCGGGCTAGTTCTGATTCAAATCTGAAGTTCCGGAACCCAAAGTATTTGTCCATACTGAACCATCTTCGGTTTTATCTACCAGAGATCTTCCCAAAACTAAATAAAGTGTTGTTCCTAGATGATGATATAGTAGTCCAGAAGGACCTTACTGGCCTTTGGTCACTTGATTTGAAGGGCAATGTCAATGGTGCTGTTGAAACTTGTGGGGAAAGCTTCCATCGGTTTGATCGGTATCTCAACTTCTCAAATCCCCTGATCTCAAAGAACTTTGACCCACATGCTTGTGGATGGGCATATGGAATGAATATTTTTGATCTGGCGGAATGGAGGCGGCAAAACATCACGGAGGTATACCACAGATGGCAGAGGCTG AATCGTGACAGGCAATTGTGGAAGTTGGGAACCCTGCCTCCTGGTCTCATAACATTTTGGAAACGCACATATTCCCTTGACAAATCTTGGCATGTGCTGGGGCTTGGCTACAATCCTAATGTAAACCAGAGGGAGATCGACCGGGCTGCTGTTATACACTATAATGGCAACTTGAAACCATGGCTGGAGATAGGTATACCCAAATTTAAAATCTATTGGGCCAAGTATGTAGATTATGAGACAGTGTACTTGCGAGAGTGCAACATCAATCCATAG
- the LOC107962110 gene encoding ent-kaurenoic acid oxidase 1 yields the protein MFGNPSVIVTMPETCKRVLNDDDAFKPGWPTSTVELIGKKSFIGIPYEEHKRLRRLTSAPVNGHEALSIYIPYIEDIVISTLDKWSKMGKIEFLTQLRKLTFRIIMYIFLSSESEEVMEALEREYTTLNYGVRAMAINVPGFAYYRALKARKNLVAAFQSVVNERRNQRKTNKSTKKKDMLDALMDVKDEKGETLDDEEIIDIMLMYLNAGHESSGHTTMWATIFLQQHPEFLEKAKAEQERIVKKRPPTQKGLTLKDIREMEYLSKVIDETLRLITFSLMVFREAKTDVKISGYTIPKGWKVLAWFRSIHLDPEIYPNPKEFDPSRWDDYNAKAGTFLPFGAGSRLCPGNDLAKLEISIFLHHFLLNYQLERHNPESKIRYLPHTRPNDNCLAVIKKNLPSPP from the exons ATGTTTGGGAACCCAAGTGTAATCGTAACAATGCCTGAAACATGTAAAAGGGTATTAAATGATGATGATGCATTTAAGCCTGGATGGCCAACGTCCACGGTGGAGCTCATTGGAAAAAAATCATTCATTGGTATCCCTTATGAAGAACATAAGCGTCTCCGCCGTTTAACTTCAGCTCCTGTCAATGGCCATGAAGCACTGTCCATTTACATCCCATATATCGAGGACATTGTCATATCTACCCTGGACAAATGGTCCAAGATGGGAAAAATCGAGTTCTTGACACAGCTCCGGAAGCTCACTTTTCGGATAATAATGTATATTTTTCTAAGCTCGGAAAGCGAAGAAGTAATGGAAGCTTTGGAGAGGGAATACACAACTCTCAACTATGGAGTTAGAGCCATGGCAATCAATGTCCCAGGATTTGCCTACTATAGAGCCCTGAAG GCTAGGAAAAACCTGGTGGCAGCTTTTCAATCAGTGGTGAATGAGCGGAGAAATCAGAGGAAGACGAACAAGTCCACGAAGAAGAAAGACATGTTGGATGCCCTGATGGATGTTAAAGATGAGAAAGGTGAAACACTAGATGATGAGGAAATCATTGATATCATGTTGATGTACCTGAATGCAGGCCATGAATCTTCTGGCCATACTACGATGTGGGCAACTATTTTCCTGCAACAACACCCTGAATTTCTAGAAAAAGCAAAG GCAGAGCAAGAGAGGATTGTGAAGAAAAGACCACCCACCCAAAAAGGTTTAACCCTTAAGGATATTCGAGAAATGGAATACCTTTCCAAG gTGATTGATGAAACACTTCGGTTGATAACATTCTCACTGATGGTCTTCCGTGAGGCAAAAACAGACGTCAAAATAAGCG GTTATACTATTCCAAAGGGATGGAAAGTGTTAGCTTGGTTCAGAAGCATTCACTTGGATCCTGAGATTTATCCAAATCCAAAAGAATTTGATCCTTCTCGATGGGAT GACTATAACGCCAAAGCAGGAACTTTCCTTCCCTTCGGAGCAGGAAGCAGGTTGTGCCCTGGAAATGATCTTGCCAAGCttgaaatttctatttttcttcaccaTTTCCTCCTCAACTATCA gttggaacGGCATAATCCTGAGAGTAAAATTAGGTATCTGCCTCATACAAGGCCTAATGATAATTGCTTGGCAGTGATCAAGAAAAACCTGCCTTCACCACCCTAG